A genome region from Microcella alkaliphila includes the following:
- a CDS encoding DUF6421 family protein, producing MTDTAQRATSRAAGATVIGEPEVVEDARVEGPSAAEIVADPKWAALKAAAIAIRPHQIKDGSIPEADAHGEAADNVAVIVDALRHFAPLIPYDREYLVTAATDFERWRDGGFGVPDFYDALDAFTPAAERRDGVAHLVVFPMYTQNGSSDRLVEAVVFDVIWPDFVAELEATKYGNPLYLGIRFADFTPGYDTNSATLFPESVAVTPRVPAGAPEGTAAQLPTFTWGAIFADREAARYRRVVRAAAEITKLDLPADAAAMLDDQGLTERTFVMWDMIHDRSHMRGDLPFDPFMIKQRMPFFLYSLEELRCDLTAFRESVALVRDEATDEVTRQHAQLVQYAVIFDRIFRFAITGTRIRNYDAVGGQLLFAWMHQKGVLHWTDTQLAIDWEHVPDVVVALSDAVNDLYWRSIDRPKSAHWLAAYELVSSTLTPHPASQWAKGLPQEVLEGPLKGWTDLVMDDEFPLSMFYEALQKKMAGVIESTAGITGTSEV from the coding sequence ATGACCGACACCGCTCAGCGCGCCACCAGCCGCGCCGCCGGCGCCACCGTAATCGGAGAGCCCGAGGTCGTGGAAGACGCCCGCGTCGAGGGTCCGTCGGCCGCCGAGATCGTCGCCGACCCGAAGTGGGCAGCCCTCAAGGCCGCCGCGATCGCGATTCGCCCGCACCAGATCAAGGACGGCTCGATCCCCGAGGCGGATGCACACGGCGAGGCGGCAGACAACGTCGCGGTCATCGTCGATGCGCTGCGTCACTTCGCGCCGCTGATCCCCTACGACCGCGAGTACCTGGTCACCGCGGCCACCGACTTCGAGCGTTGGCGCGACGGCGGCTTCGGCGTGCCCGACTTCTACGACGCGCTCGACGCGTTCACCCCGGCCGCCGAGCGTCGCGACGGCGTCGCGCACCTCGTCGTCTTCCCCATGTACACGCAGAACGGCTCAAGCGACCGGCTCGTCGAAGCCGTCGTGTTCGACGTCATCTGGCCCGACTTCGTCGCCGAGCTGGAGGCCACGAAGTACGGCAACCCGCTGTACCTCGGCATCCGCTTCGCCGACTTCACGCCGGGCTACGACACGAACTCGGCCACGCTGTTCCCTGAGTCGGTCGCGGTCACCCCGCGCGTTCCCGCCGGGGCGCCCGAGGGCACGGCCGCCCAACTGCCGACGTTCACGTGGGGCGCGATCTTCGCCGACCGCGAAGCCGCCCGCTACCGACGCGTGGTGCGCGCCGCCGCCGAGATCACGAAGCTCGACCTCCCCGCCGACGCCGCCGCCATGCTCGACGACCAGGGGTTGACCGAGCGCACCTTCGTAATGTGGGACATGATTCACGACCGCTCGCACATGCGCGGCGACCTGCCGTTCGACCCGTTCATGATCAAGCAGCGCATGCCGTTCTTCCTCTACTCGCTGGAAGAGCTGCGCTGCGACCTCACGGCCTTCCGCGAGTCCGTGGCGCTCGTCCGCGACGAGGCGACCGACGAGGTCACCCGCCAGCACGCGCAGCTCGTGCAGTATGCGGTGATCTTCGACCGCATCTTCCGATTCGCGATCACGGGCACGCGCATCCGCAATTACGACGCCGTCGGCGGACAGCTGCTGTTCGCCTGGATGCACCAAAAGGGCGTGCTGCACTGGACCGACACCCAGCTCGCCATCGACTGGGAGCACGTGCCCGACGTCGTCGTCGCCCTGTCGGACGCCGTCAACGACCTCTACTGGCGCTCGATCGACCGGCCGAAGAGCGCCCACTGGCTCGCCGCCTACGAGCTCGTGTCCTCCACCCTGACCCCGCACCCCGCCTCGCAGTGGGCGAAGGGGCTGCCGCAGGAGGTGCTCGAGGGTCCGCTCAAGGGCTGGACCGACCTCGTCATGGACGACGAGTTCCCGCTGTCGATGTTCTACGAGGCGCTGCAGAAGAAGATGGCCGGCGTGATCGAGTCGACCGCCGGCATCACCGGCACCTCCGAGGTCTAG
- a CDS encoding SDR family oxidoreductase codes for MADTAGVAGRTIVVGGAGGTAGREVCAALTAAGAHVVAVTSRADALEEIVAAETHALDLGDASAVASFATDLRERRGGIDGFIHLVGGWRPGVSDDDWQWLEHRVLTTLRVTSRELRDDLGASDAGRLAIVSSASVAAPRWGMANYVAVKAAAETWVQAIANGWRVTTKPAAAVTFVVRALDDEGVIDALAQSVVALWDLPADELNGVVARLDDAE; via the coding sequence GTGGCTGACACAGCGGGCGTTGCCGGGCGCACCATCGTCGTCGGCGGGGCGGGCGGCACCGCGGGCCGCGAGGTGTGCGCGGCCCTGACGGCGGCCGGCGCCCACGTCGTCGCCGTCACCTCGCGGGCCGACGCGCTCGAGGAGATCGTGGCGGCCGAGACGCACGCGCTCGACCTGGGCGACGCATCCGCCGTCGCGTCGTTCGCCACCGACCTTCGCGAGCGCCGCGGCGGTATCGACGGCTTCATCCACCTGGTGGGCGGCTGGCGGCCGGGCGTTTCCGACGACGACTGGCAGTGGCTCGAGCACCGCGTGCTGACCACGCTGCGGGTCACGTCGCGCGAGCTACGCGATGACCTCGGCGCGTCAGACGCCGGGCGGCTCGCGATCGTCAGCTCGGCATCGGTGGCTGCCCCGCGCTGGGGCATGGCCAACTACGTCGCCGTGAAGGCGGCGGCCGAGACCTGGGTGCAGGCGATCGCGAACGGCTGGCGGGTGACGACGAAGCCGGCCGCCGCCGTGACATTCGTGGTCCGCGCGCTCGACGACGAGGGAGTCATCGACGCCCTCGCGCAATCCGTCGTCGCCCTGTGGGACCTCCCCGCCGACGAGCTCAACGGCGTCGTCGCGCGCCTCGACGACGCGGAGTAG
- a CDS encoding sensor histidine kinase, with the protein MAAPPARPQRAAPRRATRRQRPSAPITVTIVVSAVYIIGVTNKVPEVLFSNIALFAAMYSIGAWSTSRRAALISRTLIVVAMFGWLFYGLASAAFDTSLAPDDSGIGLIAPGVAAGLIAVITNILYFAGAWAFGDRAWNAARERAELEARTRELAAERERTAAQAVALDRVRIGRELHDVVAHHVSVMGIQAGAARRALETRGADGADTATRALGSIEQSARQAVDELHRLVTTLRDTEALTAGAADGDGATGATRDARGSAGSAGDGPSTRGTAQLGDLVRELEAAGRAAALHTIGEPTPLSPVVDTTLYRVAQEAVTNALKHAGASARVDLRLRFTPDAVELDVADTGVGARAAAVQPRGGYLVRARVPLIVEEGA; encoded by the coding sequence TTGGCGGCGCCCCCCGCCCGCCCTCAGCGAGCTGCGCCCCGACGCGCTACTCGCCGCCAGCGCCCGTCGGCGCCTATCACCGTCACCATCGTCGTCTCGGCGGTCTACATCATCGGCGTCACCAACAAGGTGCCGGAGGTGCTGTTCAGCAACATCGCACTGTTCGCCGCGATGTACTCGATCGGCGCGTGGAGCACCTCGCGTCGCGCCGCCCTCATCTCGCGCACGCTGATCGTCGTCGCCATGTTCGGCTGGCTCTTCTACGGGCTCGCGAGCGCGGCGTTCGACACGAGCCTCGCCCCCGACGACTCCGGCATCGGCCTCATCGCGCCCGGCGTCGCGGCGGGCCTCATCGCGGTAATCACGAACATCCTCTACTTCGCCGGAGCCTGGGCGTTCGGCGACCGCGCCTGGAACGCCGCACGCGAACGCGCCGAGCTCGAAGCCCGCACCCGCGAACTCGCGGCCGAGCGCGAACGTACCGCCGCGCAGGCTGTCGCGCTCGACCGCGTGCGCATCGGCCGCGAACTGCACGACGTCGTCGCCCACCACGTGTCGGTCATGGGCATCCAGGCCGGCGCCGCCCGCCGCGCGCTCGAAACCCGCGGCGCCGACGGGGCCGACACGGCGACCCGTGCGCTCGGCTCGATCGAGCAGTCGGCGCGGCAGGCCGTCGACGAGCTGCACCGGCTGGTCACGACACTGCGCGACACCGAGGCGCTGACCGCCGGCGCGGCTGACGGCGACGGCGCGACCGGCGCCACACGGGATGCTCGGGGCTCCGCCGGCAGCGCCGGCGACGGCCCCAGCACCCGCGGCACCGCCCAGCTGGGCGACCTCGTGCGCGAGCTCGAAGCCGCGGGCCGCGCTGCCGCCCTGCACACCATCGGCGAGCCCACACCGCTCAGCCCCGTCGTCGACACGACGCTGTACCGGGTCGCGCAGGAAGCCGTCACGAACGCCCTCAAGCACGCGGGCGCGAGCGCCCGCGTCGACCTGCGCCTGCGCTTCACGCCCGACGCGGTCGAGCTTGACGTCGCCGACACGGGTGTGGGCGCGCGCGCCGCGGCCGTCCAGCCGCGCGGCGGCTACCTGGTGCGTGCCCGGGTACCGCTGATTGTGGAGGAGGGCGCGTGA
- a CDS encoding response regulator: MATSIRVLLVDDHALVRSGFRAILESEPDIAVVGEAANGEEAVAQAAALTPDIICMDVQMPGMDGLEATRQITSDAAGGTGVLVLTTFDRDDYLFAALEAGAAGFLLKNASPEKLVEAVRVVASGDALLAPDVTRRVIARATGTGARGVGGANGEIPGPDARLAELTEREREVLTLLARGLANAEIARELWLGEATVKTHVSKILQKLGLRDRVHAVVFAYENGCAVPGESPTE, encoded by the coding sequence GTGGCCACGAGCATCCGCGTGCTGCTCGTCGACGACCACGCGCTCGTGCGCTCAGGGTTCCGCGCGATCCTCGAGAGCGAGCCCGACATCGCCGTGGTGGGCGAGGCCGCGAACGGCGAGGAGGCCGTCGCTCAGGCCGCGGCGCTCACCCCCGACATCATCTGTATGGACGTGCAGATGCCCGGCATGGACGGGCTCGAGGCGACGCGGCAGATCACGTCCGACGCCGCCGGGGGCACTGGCGTTCTCGTGCTCACGACGTTCGACCGCGACGACTACCTGTTCGCCGCCCTCGAGGCCGGTGCCGCCGGGTTCCTGTTGAAAAACGCCAGCCCGGAGAAGCTCGTCGAGGCCGTGCGGGTCGTCGCGAGCGGCGATGCCCTGCTTGCCCCCGACGTCACCCGCCGAGTCATCGCTCGCGCGACGGGGACGGGCGCGCGGGGCGTCGGCGGCGCGAACGGCGAAATCCCCGGACCGGATGCTCGCCTCGCCGAGCTCACGGAGCGCGAGCGCGAGGTGCTCACCCTGCTCGCCCGCGGTCTCGCCAACGCCGAGATCGCGCGCGAGCTGTGGCTCGGCGAGGCGACCGTCAAGACGCACGTGTCGAAGATCCTGCAGAAGCTGGGGCTGCGCGACCGGGTGCACGCGGTCGTGTTCGCGTACGAGAACGGCTGCGCCGTTCCGGGCGAAAGCCCGACCGAGTAG
- a CDS encoding ABC transporter ATP-binding protein, translated as MLEIEGVTKRYGDRTAVDDVSFTVGGGRLTGFVGGNGAGKTTTMRIILGVLGADAGEVRLDGSPLGADGRRRFGYMPEERGLYPKMRVHEQLVYLARLRGMRAGEAAERADELIDRLELTERRNDPIEKLSLGNQQRAQIAAALVHAPSFLVLDEPFSGLDPMAVETVLGVLSEFAADGAPVLFSSHQLDVVERLCDDIVVIGDGRILAAGSREELRERNAGSRWELTVDGDLDWVRTATGVEVIEFDGDHVVFDADPAAAQAVLQRATASDAVHRFGRRRPTLTEIFREVVQ; from the coding sequence ATGCTTGAGATCGAGGGTGTGACCAAGCGCTACGGCGACCGCACGGCGGTTGACGACGTCAGCTTCACCGTCGGCGGTGGCCGGTTGACCGGCTTCGTCGGTGGCAACGGCGCGGGCAAGACGACGACGATGCGCATCATCCTGGGGGTCCTCGGGGCTGATGCCGGCGAGGTGCGACTCGACGGGTCGCCGCTCGGCGCCGACGGACGGCGACGCTTCGGCTACATGCCGGAAGAGCGCGGGCTCTACCCGAAGATGCGGGTGCACGAGCAGCTCGTCTACCTCGCACGACTGCGCGGCATGCGCGCCGGGGAGGCGGCCGAGCGCGCCGACGAGTTGATCGACCGGCTCGAACTCACCGAGCGGCGCAACGACCCGATCGAGAAGCTGTCGCTCGGCAACCAGCAGCGCGCGCAAATCGCCGCGGCGCTCGTCCACGCGCCCAGCTTCCTCGTGCTCGACGAGCCGTTCTCGGGGCTCGACCCCATGGCCGTCGAAACGGTCCTCGGCGTGCTCAGCGAGTTCGCCGCGGACGGAGCACCGGTTCTCTTCTCGAGCCACCAATTGGATGTCGTCGAGCGGCTCTGCGACGACATCGTCGTGATCGGTGACGGGCGCATCCTCGCCGCCGGCAGTCGAGAGGAGTTGCGCGAGCGGAACGCCGGCTCGCGCTGGGAGCTCACCGTCGACGGCGACCTCGACTGGGTGCGCACCGCGACCGGCGTGGAGGTCATCGAGTTCGACGGCGACCACGTCGTCTTCGACGCCGACCCGGCGGCCGCCCAGGCCGTGCTGCAACGCGCCACCGCGAGCGACGCCGTGCACCGCTTCGGACGCCGCCGCCCCACCCTGACCGAAATCTTCCGAGAGGTCGTGCAGTGA
- a CDS encoding ABC transporter permease, whose amino-acid sequence MNATSFRESVFLVAGREITQRLRSKSFVISTLILFAIVLGSILISGFISRANADSTAPIAGVGAAIAELETLPGVEVVEAATIAEAEQLVRDEEVDAAVVPLDGDSAVPFEVIGFDEAPGGLVTALSITPEVRLLEEPGLPFGLLYLVAFGFGIVFFLSAVTFGGTIAQSVVEEKQTRIVEILLSSISARALLAGKVVGNSILAFGQIIAIAALAALGLVLTGQDVLVTDLGPAVGWFLGFFAIGFVLLAAMYAASASLVSRMEDVGSVLTPVTYLVMIPYFLVIFLFDNALVLTIMSYVPFSAPVGMPMRIFLDQAAWWEPILSLVVLAVSTVIIVALGARIYRNSLLRTGSRVKLGEALKG is encoded by the coding sequence ATGAACGCCACCAGTTTCCGCGAATCCGTCTTCCTCGTCGCCGGGCGCGAGATTACGCAGCGCCTGCGGTCGAAGTCGTTCGTGATCTCGACGCTCATCCTGTTCGCGATCGTGCTCGGGTCGATCCTCATCAGCGGGTTCATCTCGCGCGCGAACGCCGACTCGACGGCGCCCATCGCCGGAGTCGGCGCCGCCATCGCCGAACTCGAGACGCTGCCGGGCGTCGAGGTCGTCGAGGCCGCGACGATCGCCGAGGCCGAGCAACTCGTTCGCGATGAGGAGGTCGACGCGGCCGTCGTACCGCTCGACGGCGACTCGGCTGTTCCCTTCGAGGTGATCGGCTTCGACGAGGCTCCCGGCGGTCTCGTCACGGCGCTGTCCATCACGCCGGAGGTGCGCCTGCTGGAAGAGCCGGGGCTGCCCTTCGGCCTGCTCTACCTCGTCGCGTTCGGCTTCGGCATCGTCTTCTTCCTCTCGGCCGTCACCTTCGGCGGCACGATCGCGCAGAGCGTGGTGGAGGAGAAGCAGACCCGCATCGTCGAGATTCTGCTGTCGTCGATTTCGGCCAGGGCGCTACTCGCGGGGAAAGTGGTCGGCAACTCGATACTCGCCTTCGGGCAGATCATCGCTATCGCGGCGCTCGCGGCGCTCGGCCTCGTGCTCACCGGCCAAGACGTGCTCGTGACCGACCTCGGGCCCGCGGTCGGCTGGTTCCTCGGGTTCTTCGCGATCGGCTTCGTGCTGCTCGCGGCCATGTACGCGGCGAGCGCCTCGCTCGTGTCGCGCATGGAAGACGTCGGCTCGGTGCTCACGCCGGTGACGTACCTCGTGATGATTCCGTACTTCCTCGTAATCTTCCTGTTCGACAACGCCCTCGTGCTGACGATCATGTCGTACGTGCCGTTCTCGGCTCCGGTCGGAATGCCCATGCGGATCTTCCTCGACCAGGCCGCCTGGTGGGAGCCGATCCTGTCGCTCGTGGTGCTCGCCGTGTCAACGGTGATCATCGTCGCCCTCGGTGCGCGCATCTACCGCAACTCGCTGCTGCGCACGGGTTCGCGGGTGAAGCTCGGTGAGGCGCTGAAGGGGTAA
- a CDS encoding threonine aldolase family protein: protein MSRLHDTARRGFASDNYAGVHPEVLAALADANEGHQIAYGEDDYTARLLEVVRAEFGEQAEVYPVFNGTGANVLALTALMPRWGAVIASGVAHIHTDEGGAPERVSGLKLFTVPTDDGKLTPELIDTEAWGWGDEHRAQPLAVSITNSTEVGTVYTPDEVRAIADHAHANGMALHLDGARVWNAAASLGTSLSAFTSEAGVDVLSLGGTKNGLLGAEAIVVIDPERAPGLTYLRKMNMQLASKMRFISAQLLTLFDDELGLRSARHANAMAARLRQGLERMVASGEVPAGSLGFSQDTQANAVFALLDNAVADRIREKFRFYDWDRARGEVRWMCAFDTSADDIDAFLRVVHHELTR from the coding sequence GTGAGCCGACTGCATGACACCGCCCGCCGAGGATTCGCCAGCGACAACTACGCGGGGGTGCACCCCGAGGTGCTCGCCGCGCTCGCCGACGCGAACGAGGGCCACCAGATCGCCTACGGCGAAGACGACTACACGGCTCGGCTGCTCGAGGTGGTGCGCGCCGAGTTCGGCGAGCAGGCCGAGGTGTACCCGGTGTTCAACGGCACCGGGGCGAACGTGCTCGCGCTCACCGCGCTGATGCCGCGCTGGGGTGCGGTCATCGCGAGCGGGGTCGCGCACATCCACACCGACGAGGGCGGGGCGCCCGAGCGGGTCAGCGGCCTGAAGCTGTTCACCGTGCCGACCGACGACGGCAAGCTCACCCCCGAACTGATCGACACAGAAGCCTGGGGCTGGGGAGACGAGCACCGGGCGCAGCCGCTCGCCGTGAGCATCACGAACTCAACCGAGGTGGGCACCGTCTACACACCCGACGAGGTGCGCGCCATCGCCGACCACGCCCACGCGAACGGCATGGCTCTGCACCTCGACGGCGCCCGCGTGTGGAACGCCGCCGCGTCGCTCGGAACGTCACTGTCGGCGTTCACGTCGGAGGCGGGGGTCGACGTGCTCTCGCTCGGCGGCACGAAGAACGGCCTGCTCGGAGCGGAAGCGATCGTCGTGATCGACCCCGAGCGCGCGCCCGGCCTCACCTACCTGCGCAAGATGAACATGCAGCTGGCGAGCAAGATGCGTTTCATCTCGGCGCAGCTGCTGACGCTCTTCGACGACGAGCTCGGGCTGCGCTCGGCTCGGCACGCGAACGCCATGGCCGCGCGCCTGCGCCAGGGGCTCGAGCGGATGGTCGCGAGCGGCGAGGTGCCAGCCGGCTCGCTCGGCTTCAGTCAGGACACGCAGGCGAACGCCGTGTTCGCGCTGCTCGACAACGCGGTCGCCGACCGCATTCGGGAGAAATTCCGCTTCTACGACTGGGATCGCGCCCGCGGCGAGGTGCGCTGGATGTGCGCCTTCGACACGAGCGCCGACGACATCGACGCCTTCCTGCGCGTCGTGCACCACGAGCTGACGCGCTAG
- a CDS encoding PGPGW domain-containing protein, with translation MSTDSPGQQRVLQPGDPGYERADEARRTGPVRGRAAAAREAIRRRPGLDRVYRTGVKVVGGTTVGLGIVLMPLPGPGTLIALGGLAILGTESENAKKLNDHAVRAAKAAAAAAARRRDARRAARAQRPFRAARD, from the coding sequence GTGAGCACGGATTCACCCGGCCAGCAGCGCGTTCTGCAGCCCGGCGACCCCGGGTATGAGCGCGCCGACGAGGCACGCCGCACCGGCCCGGTGCGCGGGCGGGCTGCGGCGGCCCGCGAGGCGATCCGGCGGCGCCCCGGGCTCGACAGGGTCTACCGCACCGGCGTGAAAGTCGTCGGCGGCACCACCGTCGGCCTCGGCATCGTACTCATGCCGCTTCCCGGCCCGGGCACCCTCATTGCCCTGGGGGGCCTCGCAATTCTCGGCACCGAGAGCGAGAACGCGAAGAAGCTCAACGACCACGCCGTTCGTGCCGCGAAGGCGGCCGCCGCAGCGGCGGCCCGACGACGGGATGCGCGGCGTGCGGCGCGCGCGCAACGCCCGTTCCGCGCCGCACGCGACTAG
- a CDS encoding IS701 family transposase, which translates to MGDDIAVADVREWAAELDEVAGLIGPRFARSEPRRNAVAYVRGLLSEQERKNSWTLSEHAGQVTPDPMQRLLSTTDWDPDLVRDDLRSYVVEHLGDRAGILIVDETGFLKKGDRSAGVARQYTGTAGRIENAQVGVFLTYSTPTGRTFLDRELYLPKTWTEDRARCARAGVPKERGFQTKPELAMGLLARAIDADVPASWVTGDAVYGQYYRLRKALEDRGMSYVLAVPSSQRVIAKTTVSILGKEYRADALIGELPATAWRTRSAGAGSKGDRRYAWARARINGERDPDAEYWLLARRSLTDPSELAYYLCHGPKRVALGELVRVAGARWAIEETFQTAKGQTGLDHYQVRQYTGWYRHITLSMLAHAFLTVTRSKRGLEETTTETSSS; encoded by the coding sequence GTGGGTGACGATATTGCTGTGGCGGATGTGCGGGAGTGGGCGGCGGAGCTGGATGAGGTCGCTGGTCTGATCGGGCCGCGGTTCGCTCGTTCGGAGCCGCGCCGGAACGCTGTCGCGTATGTGCGAGGGCTGCTGTCGGAGCAGGAGCGGAAGAACTCGTGGACGCTGTCGGAGCACGCCGGTCAGGTGACGCCGGATCCGATGCAGCGGCTGTTGTCGACCACGGACTGGGATCCCGACCTGGTCCGTGACGATCTCCGCTCCTACGTGGTCGAGCACCTCGGCGACCGTGCCGGGATCCTGATCGTCGATGAGACCGGGTTCTTGAAGAAGGGCGACCGGTCCGCGGGCGTCGCCAGGCAGTACACGGGCACGGCGGGACGGATCGAGAACGCGCAGGTCGGCGTCTTCCTGACGTACTCGACACCCACGGGCCGGACGTTCCTGGACCGGGAGCTGTATCTGCCGAAGACGTGGACCGAGGACCGTGCCCGCTGCGCCCGCGCCGGTGTCCCGAAGGAGCGCGGGTTTCAGACGAAGCCGGAGCTCGCGATGGGCTTGCTGGCCCGCGCGATCGATGCCGACGTCCCCGCATCATGGGTGACTGGCGACGCCGTCTACGGCCAGTACTACCGGCTCCGCAAGGCGCTCGAGGATCGCGGGATGTCGTACGTGCTCGCCGTGCCGTCCAGCCAGCGGGTGATCGCGAAGACCACCGTGTCGATCCTCGGGAAGGAGTACCGCGCCGACGCGCTCATCGGCGAGCTCCCAGCCACGGCGTGGCGGACCAGGTCCGCCGGCGCGGGCTCGAAAGGCGACCGCCGATACGCGTGGGCACGCGCCCGGATCAACGGGGAACGCGACCCGGATGCCGAGTACTGGCTCCTCGCCCGCCGCAGCCTCACCGACCCGTCAGAGCTCGCGTACTACCTCTGCCACGGCCCCAAGCGCGTCGCCTTGGGCGAGCTGGTCCGCGTCGCCGGCGCGAGATGGGCGATCGAGGAGACCTTCCAAACGGCGAAAGGGCAGACCGGGCTGGACCACTACCAAGTCCGGCAGTACACCGGCTGGTACCGGCACATCACGCTCTCCATGCTCGCCCACGCCTTCCTCACCGTCACCCGGTCAAAAAGGGGGCTCGAGGAGACGACGACGGAGACCTCGTCGAGCTGA
- a CDS encoding glycerate kinase: protein MRRIVLALDSLKGSIAAADAVAEIASGWRSVDPLVGTDLRPMADGGEGTLAAFAEAVAGATRIPVAVTGPHGRSVDASWLRLPDGTGVVELASTSGIELLGDDRRPWDAGTIGFGQAIAAALDADVQRLVLGIGSSASTDGGAGMLSAIGARILNGSGEPIGPGARGLRDATSVDLSGIRPLPSGGVVVLSDVTSPLIGPHGAAAVFGPQKGLDAADVEAANAALARFADLVIAARSGVPVSAGARRANTVPLGLHTEIPGAGAAGGTGFALLAWGAALRPGAAEVADLVGLRAAIARADLVVTGEGSFDGQSAAGKVPTLVAGLADAAGVPVALVAGRIARDADTSAFAASVSLTQLAGSAASSLAEPARWLRAAGAALARNL, encoded by the coding sequence ATGAGACGGATCGTCCTCGCTTTGGACAGCCTGAAGGGGTCGATCGCGGCCGCCGACGCCGTAGCCGAGATTGCGTCGGGGTGGCGGAGCGTCGACCCCCTCGTCGGGACCGACCTGCGACCCATGGCCGACGGCGGTGAGGGCACGCTCGCGGCATTCGCCGAGGCGGTCGCGGGGGCCACGCGCATTCCGGTCGCGGTCACGGGCCCTCACGGACGCTCGGTCGACGCGTCTTGGTTGCGCCTGCCCGACGGCACCGGTGTCGTCGAGCTCGCCTCGACGAGCGGTATCGAGCTCCTGGGCGATGACCGCCGGCCATGGGATGCCGGGACGATCGGTTTCGGGCAGGCTATCGCTGCGGCCCTCGACGCCGACGTCCAGCGACTCGTGCTCGGCATCGGCTCGAGCGCGTCGACGGACGGCGGTGCCGGGATGCTCTCGGCCATCGGCGCGCGCATCCTCAACGGGAGCGGAGAGCCGATCGGTCCCGGCGCACGAGGTCTTCGCGACGCCACGTCGGTCGATCTCTCCGGCATCCGTCCACTGCCGTCCGGCGGCGTTGTGGTGCTCAGCGATGTCACGAGCCCGCTCATCGGGCCCCACGGCGCGGCCGCCGTCTTCGGCCCGCAGAAGGGCCTCGACGCCGCGGACGTCGAGGCAGCCAATGCTGCCCTCGCTCGCTTCGCGGATCTCGTCATCGCGGCGCGGAGCGGGGTGCCGGTCTCGGCGGGCGCGCGGCGAGCGAACACCGTGCCGCTCGGCCTGCACACCGAGATTCCCGGGGCGGGGGCCGCCGGCGGCACGGGCTTCGCGCTCCTCGCCTGGGGTGCCGCGCTCCGGCCGGGAGCGGCCGAGGTCGCCGACCTCGTCGGGCTGCGCGCCGCGATCGCCAGGGCAGACCTCGTCGTCACGGGAGAGGGATCATTCGACGGGCAGTCCGCGGCGGGGAAGGTGCCGACGCTCGTCGCCGGCCTCGCCGACGCGGCTGGCGTTCCCGTCGCGCTCGTAGCGGGGCGAATCGCCCGCGACGCGGACACGTCGGCGTTCGCGGCGTCCGTCTCGCTCACACAGCTTGCGGGTTCGGCAGCGTCGAGCCTCGCCGAACCCGCGCGCTGGCTGCGCGCCGCCGGCGCCGCGCTCGCGCGCAACCTCTGA
- a CDS encoding DeoR/GlpR family DNA-binding transcription regulator codes for MNGSVSPASRRRRVVDLLSTREGPVSADDLRSELGVSLVTVRRDLEALEQAGLVIRTHGGALINSLRPERSILERQDTNALAKAEIAVAGARLVPPGATVLLDAGTTTSRLAAELAGITGLTIVTTGVNVLAVLAESDTDATVISAGGTLRKVNQALLGPFAENVVRSIYADIAFIGSDCVDSSRGLSSRTSEQNAMKSLMILQARRPIIVADSSKLGANWSTHWFMPPPGVELLTDSGATEEMITPLVESGAWNILLAEADASSGRAAISRSTSEGIA; via the coding sequence GTGAACGGGTCGGTCTCGCCGGCGTCGCGTAGACGTCGGGTCGTCGACCTCCTCTCGACCCGAGAGGGGCCGGTGAGCGCTGACGATCTCCGTTCGGAGTTAGGGGTGTCCCTGGTGACTGTCCGGCGGGACCTCGAGGCCCTCGAACAGGCCGGTCTCGTCATCCGCACGCACGGTGGCGCGCTGATCAATTCACTGAGGCCAGAACGCTCCATCCTCGAGCGCCAGGACACCAACGCGCTCGCGAAGGCTGAGATCGCCGTCGCCGGCGCGCGCCTGGTGCCACCCGGCGCGACGGTATTGCTCGACGCGGGGACGACCACCAGCCGGCTCGCTGCGGAGCTCGCGGGGATCACCGGACTGACCATCGTCACCACCGGTGTGAACGTGCTCGCCGTGCTCGCTGAGTCGGACACCGACGCTACGGTCATCAGCGCCGGCGGCACCCTCCGGAAGGTCAATCAAGCGCTCCTTGGTCCGTTCGCCGAAAACGTCGTCCGGTCTATCTACGCCGACATCGCCTTCATCGGATCGGACTGCGTCGACAGCTCGCGCGGCTTGTCCTCACGGACATCCGAGCAGAACGCCATGAAGTCGCTCATGATCCTTCAGGCGCGGCGGCCGATCATCGTCGCGGATTCGTCCAAGCTCGGCGCGAACTGGTCGACGCACTGGTTCATGCCGCCGCCTGGAGTGGAGCTGCTCACCGACAGCGGCGCCACCGAGGAGATGATCACCCCGCTCGTCGAGTCTGGCGCGTGGAACATCCTTCTCGCGGAGGCCGACGCATCGTCGGGCCGCGCAGCAATCAGCCGATCAACCAGCGAAGGAATCGCGTGA